A stretch of Prunus dulcis chromosome 6, ALMONDv2, whole genome shotgun sequence DNA encodes these proteins:
- the LOC117632302 gene encoding photosystem I subunit O, with translation MAANMATASTVIGLSSSSFSPKRTCLSSGFVKPIAVGNPLRQARASGGRFTCNFQRDWLRRDLNVIGFGLIGWLAPSSIPAIDGKSLTGLFFESIGTELAHFPSPPALTSQFWLWLVTWHLGLFITLTFGQIGFKGRTEDYF, from the exons atggcAGCGAACATGGCTACTGCATCAACCGTGATAGGCTTGAGCAGTTCCTCATTCTCACCAAAGAGGACATGCCTCTCTTCAG GCTTTGTGAAGCCTATTGCGGTTGGTAACCCTCTGAGGCAAGCCAGGGCTTCTGGAGGAAGGTTCACATG CAACTTCCAGAGAGATTGGCTGCGGAGGGATCTGAATGTGATTGGATTTGGGTTGATCGGATGGTTGGCGCCATCGAGCATACCGGCAATCGACGGCAAGAGTTTGACAGGGCTCTTCTTTGAGAGCATTGGAACTGAGCTTGCTCACTTCCCCTCACCTCCTGCTCTCACCTCTCAGTTTTG GTTGTGGCTGGTAACATGGCACTTGGGGCTTTTCATCACCCTTACTTTTGGGCAGATTGGATTCAAGGGGAGGACTGAAGATTACTTTTGA
- the LOC117629699 gene encoding uncharacterized protein At5g41620, with the protein MSWQNQQHTHITPVDRQCKIRKRGGSSSSSSSLVRRYRLKRAILVGKRGGSSTPVPTWKTTISATRSSPCAAVMMPNAASDDGEELAKQQQRPASKDGGGGGGKGKGVPLSVSARKLAATLWEINEVPLKKKDAKAIKEMRIREGVAQMPSLAGSLPPKLSDPSYTPISEKKNGSGGDENQRRLSAVSHNLHLTDYQLGGFEIHRSSSLTEVKDQSCGKPDRKCVNGFTCLKEVSKGLSTSKELLKVLTRIWGLEEQHSLSTTLLSALRVELDRARIQVHQMIREQRSNCNEIEYIMRQFAEEKAAWKSKERERVRAAIACIAEELEVEKKLRRQTERLNKKLGKELADKEAALSKAMKELEREKRAKEIFEQVCDELATGLGEDRAQVEELKRESEKVREEVEKEREMLQLADVLREERVQMKLSEAKYHFEEKNAAVEQLRNELEAHLRSKMGEGSGDSPDLKRIKELEAYLKKINFGSFQSAKKEGNGMEVVAYREECDDEDDSGGDSDLHSIELNMDNTNRSYKWSYAFGDDTEYDSKRTSVDKQFKGRRSLSEKIQWESICLNKNSNGVDREFGIKSQGHSDGNHMEKSELVPQTQTQEYEAETKKNGSAKGLTDLRLSNSKVVPIQSFAGTTCQYQSLPQKDPGSEVCGS; encoded by the exons atgtcTTGGCAAAACCAGCAGCATACACACATTACTCCCGTCGACAGGCAATGCAAAATCAGGAAGCGAGGCGGGTCTTCGtcgtcttcctcttccctGGTCCGTAGGTACAGATTGAAGCGGGCAATTCTGGTGGGTAAGCGCGGCGGGTCGAGCACGCCGGTCCCGACTTGGAAGACGACTATAAGCGCCACCAGATCATCACCTTGCGCCGCCGTGATGATGCCTAATGCTGCTTCTGATGATGGTGAGGAGCTGGCAAAGCAGCAGCAGCGGCCGGCCTCGAAGGACGGTGGCGGCGGTGGCGGTAAAGGGAAGGGTGTGCCATTGTCAGTTTCAGCAAGAAAGCTCGCGGCCACTTTGTGGGAAATCAATGAAGTCCCTTTGAAAAAGAAGGATGCTAAAGCCATTAAAGAAATGAGAATCAGAGAGGGTGTTGCTCAAATGCCATCTTTAGCGGGTTCCTTGCCGCCAAAGTTATCAGATCCATCTTATACTCCTATTTCTGAG AAGAAAAATGGATCTGGAGGAGATGAAAACCAGAGAAGATTGTCGGCCGTTTCTCATAACCTTCATCTGACTGATTACCAATTGGGAGGTTTTGAGATTCATAGAAGTTCCAGTTTAACTGAG GTCAAAGATCAATCTTGTGGAAAACCTGATCGAAAATGTGTAAATGGATTTACCTGTTTGAAGGAGGTTAGTAAGGGCCTTTCTACATCCAAGGAGCTCTTGAAAGTTCTTACACGCATTTGGGGTCTTGAAGAGCAGCATTCCTTAAGTACAACCTTGCTCTCAGCCTTACGAGTTGAGCTTGATCGAGCCCGTATCCAGGTTCATCAAATGATCCGAGAACAGAGGTCCAACTGCAACGAAATTGAGTACATCATGAGGCAGTTTGCAGAAGAAAAGGCGGCCTGGAAAAGCAAGGAGCGAGAGAGGGTACGTGCTGCCATAGCATGCATAGCGGAAGAACTTGAGGTGGAGAAGAAACTAAGAAGACAAACAGAACGGTTAAACAAGAAGCTTGGAAAAGAACTGGCTGATAAAGAGGCAGCTCTGTCAAAGGCCATGAAAGAGCttgagagggagaagagggCAAAAGAGATTTTTGAGCAAGTTTGTGATGAGTTAGCCACAGGTCTTGGGGAGGACAGAGCACAGGTGGAAGAACTAAAGAGAGAGTCGGAAAAAGTTCGAGAAGAGGTGGAGAAGGAGAGGGAAATGCTTCAGCTAGCTGATGTTTTGCGTGAGGAGAGAGTCCAGATGAAGCTCTCAGAAGCCAAATATCATTTTGAGGAGAAAAATGCAGCTGTGGAACAGCTGAGGAATGAGCTAGAGGCTCACTTGAGATCCAAAATGGGTGAAGGTAGTGGTGACTCTCCAGATTTGAAAAGGATCAAAGAACTTGAGgcttatttaaagaaaataaatttcgGATCATTTCAGAGTGCAAAGAAAGAAGGGAATGGAATGGAAGTTGTTGCATATAGAGAAGAGTGTGATGATGAAGACGACTCAGGTGGTGATAGTGATCTTCATTCCATTGAATTAAACATGGACAATACCAACAGGAGCTACAAGTGGAGTTATGCTTTTGGAGATGATACTGAATATGATTCGAAAAGGACTTCAGTTGATAAACAATTTAAAGGAAGAAGATCTCTCTCTGAAAAAATTCAGTGGGAAAGCATATGcttaaacaaaaattccaaTGGAGTTGATCGGGAGTTTGGCATAAAAAGTCAAGGACATTCAGATGGGAATCATATGGAAAAATCCGAGCTTGTTCCTCAAACTCAAACACAAGAATATGAAGCTgaaaccaagaaaaatggatcTGCCAAGGGTCTCACAGACCTTAGATTATCCAATTCAAAGGTGGTACCTATCCAAAGCTTTGCCGGTACAACTTGCCAGTACCAATCCTTGCCGCAGAAGGATCCTGGAAGCGAAGTGTGTGGAAGTTAG